In a single window of the Chloroflexota bacterium genome:
- a CDS encoding chromate transporter, producing the protein MSELISREEALAGLPAQQVRALLFAIEQLSLQEEARRQDEMSATAAAWAAAEGERDFIEAFRRARIIRDTPTLRNLEDHAERWASLVPDNPRVRAGLARALASKYPFNPGLAPRLCQALGLDQPATLESFRAQFGAELSTIYAPAAVAAPVVPHVSIARLVLAFVKLGSISIGGRSAMYLQDELVDRLHWLQREDWLEGLLLGRLLPGPAGVGTAMFMAHMLRGSAAAALSVGAYILPGILGAIVLSMLFFDVQRPPWANGAIHGVSAGGFGLFVFSAMKTAPTSRKTRYGVAAAFATFIAYGLLRVDLVLVLIGAGALSLAANTPRRRRKEADR; encoded by the coding sequence ATGTCCGAGCTGATCAGTCGCGAGGAAGCGCTGGCCGGCCTGCCCGCGCAGCAGGTCCGTGCGCTCCTCTTCGCCATCGAGCAGCTCAGTCTCCAAGAAGAGGCCCGGCGCCAGGACGAGATGAGCGCCACGGCCGCCGCGTGGGCCGCGGCCGAGGGCGAGCGCGATTTCATCGAGGCGTTTCGTCGGGCCCGAATCATTCGCGACACCCCGACCCTGCGAAACCTCGAGGACCACGCGGAGCGATGGGCGTCGCTCGTGCCGGACAACCCACGGGTGCGCGCGGGCCTCGCGCGGGCCCTGGCGTCCAAATACCCATTCAATCCCGGTTTGGCGCCTCGACTCTGCCAAGCCCTCGGCCTCGACCAGCCCGCCACACTGGAGAGCTTCCGTGCCCAGTTCGGCGCGGAGCTGAGCACCATCTACGCCCCGGCCGCGGTCGCGGCGCCGGTGGTGCCGCACGTCAGCATCGCGAGGCTGGTCCTCGCCTTCGTCAAACTTGGGAGCATCAGCATCGGCGGGCGAAGCGCCATGTACTTGCAGGACGAGCTGGTCGACCGGCTCCACTGGCTCCAGCGGGAGGACTGGCTCGAGGGATTGCTGCTGGGCCGGCTGCTTCCCGGACCAGCGGGCGTTGGTACGGCGATGTTCATGGCCCACATGCTGCGCGGCAGCGCGGCGGCGGCGCTCTCCGTCGGCGCCTACATCCTTCCCGGCATCCTGGGCGCGATCGTCCTATCGATGCTGTTTTTCGACGTGCAGCGCCCACCATGGGCAAACGGCGCGATCCACGGGGTATCGGCCGGGGGCTTTGGGCTCTTCGTCTTCTCGGCCATGAAGACGGCGCCCACGAGTCGCAAGACCAGGTATGGGGTAGCGGCCGCGTTCGCAACCTTCATCGCATACGGCCTGCTAAGGGTAGACCTCGTCCTCGTCCTGATCGGCGCGGGGGCATTGTCGCTGGCCGCGAATACCCCCCGGCGGAGGCGAAAGGAGGCGGACCGATGA
- a CDS encoding chromate transporter, whose product MSAAAVEVFLLFAKLGLMSVGGGTALLGEMERESVARGWLTHAQFLQAYAIGNLTPGPGTLFVVPIGYKAAGVPGAVAAAVGFILPTAAIGLAVISLWSRLRRSPWPAAIRDALIPVAIGLTFASAYVIGRATLIDVPTALIALISAAALWRTRIPTPVVILASGVVGAVFLR is encoded by the coding sequence ATGAGTGCCGCAGCCGTCGAGGTCTTCCTGCTCTTCGCCAAGCTAGGCCTCATGTCCGTCGGCGGGGGAACCGCGCTTCTGGGAGAAATGGAGCGGGAATCTGTCGCGCGAGGCTGGCTAACGCATGCCCAGTTCCTCCAGGCGTATGCCATCGGGAACCTGACTCCAGGGCCCGGCACGCTCTTCGTCGTTCCGATTGGCTACAAGGCGGCCGGAGTCCCCGGCGCCGTCGCCGCGGCAGTCGGGTTCATCCTGCCGACCGCGGCCATCGGGCTCGCGGTCATCAGTCTCTGGAGTCGGCTGCGCCGGTCGCCGTGGCCCGCCGCGATCCGCGACGCGCTGATCCCGGTCGCCATCGGCCTCACCTTCGCCTCCGCGTACGTCATTGGCCGCGCCACCCTCATCGACGTGCCCACGGCGCTCATCGCCCTCATCTCGGCCGCGGCGCTGTGGCGGACGCGCATCCCAACGCCCGTCGTCATTCTGGCCTCCGGCGTCGTGGGCGCCGTCTTTCTGCGATAG
- a CDS encoding Rieske 2Fe-2S domain-containing protein: MNGAQSRGTGFSTRDHTDFAHTGPGTLAGAYLRRFWQPVAMSGELAPGRAKPLRIMSEDITLYRGEGGRAHCVAFRCAHRGTQFSTGWVEGDDIRCFYHGWRYGPDGRCVEQPAEPDPFCQRIRIRSYPVEEYLGLIFAYFGAGEPPPLPRYPDFEAGGVRTTGSYVRPCNYFNSIENGVDPSHVAFVHRRSAFTDHGLVDVPIVSAEETEYGLVCRATRSTGVRLTHHMMPNILHIKGSPADGASGWTDAIAWRVPIDDEQHLSLNVNLVHVAGEAAPAYEERQRARAGEPPPVNELARRMLAGELHVDDIGQPPYIVGVQDTVAQVGQGVIPDRANERLGRSDAGILLVRRLWARELRALAEGQPLTTWRRPDRVEATAGV; the protein is encoded by the coding sequence ATGAACGGGGCGCAGAGCCGCGGCACAGGATTCAGTACCAGGGACCACACCGATTTCGCCCACACGGGCCCGGGCACCCTCGCGGGCGCCTACCTCCGCCGTTTCTGGCAGCCGGTCGCGATGAGCGGCGAGCTGGCGCCCGGTCGCGCGAAGCCGCTACGCATCATGAGCGAGGACATCACGCTGTATCGTGGTGAAGGCGGGCGGGCCCACTGCGTCGCCTTCCGTTGCGCTCACCGCGGAACGCAGTTTTCGACGGGCTGGGTCGAGGGCGATGACATCCGGTGCTTCTACCATGGCTGGCGCTACGGCCCGGACGGGAGGTGCGTCGAGCAGCCGGCGGAGCCGGACCCCTTCTGCCAGCGCATTCGGATCCGGAGCTACCCGGTCGAGGAGTATCTCGGCCTCATCTTTGCGTATTTCGGCGCAGGGGAGCCGCCGCCTCTCCCGCGATATCCGGACTTCGAGGCGGGTGGGGTCAGAACGACGGGCAGCTACGTTCGGCCGTGCAATTATTTCAACAGCATCGAGAACGGCGTCGACCCGTCCCACGTCGCTTTCGTGCACCGACGGTCGGCGTTCACGGACCATGGCCTCGTCGACGTTCCGATCGTGTCCGCCGAGGAGACCGAATACGGCCTTGTGTGCCGAGCGACGCGCTCGACCGGCGTTCGGCTCACCCACCACATGATGCCCAACATCCTCCACATCAAGGGATCGCCCGCCGACGGCGCGTCCGGTTGGACCGACGCCATCGCGTGGCGCGTCCCCATCGACGACGAGCAGCACCTCAGCTTGAACGTAAACCTCGTGCACGTGGCGGGCGAGGCGGCCCCAGCGTACGAGGAGCGCCAACGCGCCCGGGCCGGCGAGCCGCCACCGGTGAACGAGCTGGCGCGCCGAATGCTCGCCGGTGAGCTGCATGTGGACGACATCGGGCAGCCGCCATACATCGTCGGCGTGCAGGACACGGTGGCGCAGGTGGGGCAGGGCGTCATCCCGGATCGCGCGAACGAGCGGCTCGGTCGATCGGACGCGGGCATCCTGCTCGTGCGCCGTCTGTGGGCGCGGGAGCTGCGGGCGCTGGCGGAGGGCCAGCCGCTCACGACCTGGCGGCGGCCGGACCGCGTCGAGGCGACGGCGGGCGTCTAG